The genomic interval ACCGGAGGCGCTCCGAGTGTTCGTGCGGGCGCTGTGAGGGCCGCCGACGTCCCTCGTCGATACTCTCTCCACGTGCCCGACCACTCCCCCGCGCTCACCCTGTTCCACGGCCCGCCCGGTGCGGGCAAGACGACGCTCGCCCGGCGCCTCGAGGCCGACGGCGTCGGCCTGCGGATCTCGACCGACGACTGGCAGGACGCACTCGGAGTCGACCTCACCGATGACGACTTCCACGAGCGGCTGCAGCGGCATCTCTACGCCCACGCGCTCACGCTGCTCGAGCGCGGGGTCGACGTGATCCTCGAGGACGGCCTCTGGATGCGCGACGAGCGCACTCGCACGTTCACCGACGCCCGGGCCCGTGGCGCACGCATCCACTGGCACGTCTTCGACGTCGGCCGCGAGGAGCTGCTGCGACGGCTCGCCGAGCGCGCTGGGGCCCGAGCCGCGGGCGCGGTCCCCATCCCGCCGAAAGAGCTCGACCGCATCCTGGAGCTCGTCGAGCCGCCCACACCCGAGGAGCTCGCCGCGGTCGACGCGGTCACAGTGCATCGCTGAGGCGAGCGGCTCCGCGTCATGGCGCGCGACCCCTGGCCCAGGTGCGATCGCGCGACCGCGGGTGCCCTCACGGGACCGCGGGTGATCTCACGGGGCCTCGGGGACGCGCGCACCCACGCCACACTCGCTATGTACGTTCTATACTTAGCTCCATGACGGATCTACCGGACGTCCCACCCGAGCACCCGAGCACCGAGCCCTCGTGGCCGCCGATGTGGGTGCGCGCGCTGCTGCCCACGGCGATCCTCGCGAGCCTGGACGGGACTCCTCTCCACGGCTACGCGATCGCCCAGGCGCTCGGCGCTCGGGGCTTCGGAGTCCCGCGCGGCGGATCGCTGTACCCGGCCCTGGCGAAGCTCGAGGAGGCGGGGGCGATCGAGGCGGCCTGGACGCCGGGCGCCTCGGGGCCCGCGCGCCGCCAGTACACGCTCACCGGCGCGGGTCGCGACCGGCTCGCACGCGAACGCACCCAGCTCACGGACCTCGCCGAGGCACTCCGACCCGACGACACTGTCGCCACCTCCGCACCCGCCACCGCCTCGCACATCGAGCCCGCACGCTCCGACCCCGCACCCGCCGCCGCATCGACAGGAGGAACCGATGACCACCGCCGATGACCCCGCGCCCGCCCCGAACGCGAGCACCGCGATCGAGCGGCCGTCGGGCGAACAGCTGCGGCGCGCCGAAGAGGCGTTCCTCGCCGCCCGCGGCGAGGCCACCGACACGGACTGGGCCGAACTGGCCTTCGCGCGCCTGGTCTTCGCGGACGTGCAGGTCGAGGTCGCCGAGCAGCTGCTCACCGGCGCCGCACAGACCCTCGCGGAGGCCCAGGAGGCGCCTTCGGCCCTGTGGGGAGCGCCCGGCGACTGGGCCGACGAGCAGGTCGCGGAGCTCAGGGCCTCGGGCGTCGACGTGTTCGACGACAGCCTGCTCATGGGTCCGCGCGAGAGCGTGCTGACCGCGTTCGGCCTCGCCGCAGGACTCGCCGCCCTGTTCTTCGTCGCGGAGCTGATCTCCCTGCTGATCGGCGATGACCTGCGGGCGGGCCTCAGCATCGGGCTCGCGATCGCGCCGC from Brachybacterium kimchii carries:
- a CDS encoding AAA family ATPase codes for the protein MPDHSPALTLFHGPPGAGKTTLARRLEADGVGLRISTDDWQDALGVDLTDDDFHERLQRHLYAHALTLLERGVDVILEDGLWMRDERTRTFTDARARGARIHWHVFDVGREELLRRLAERAGARAAGAVPIPPKELDRILELVEPPTPEELAAVDAVTVHR
- a CDS encoding PadR family transcriptional regulator, with translation MTDLPDVPPEHPSTEPSWPPMWVRALLPTAILASLDGTPLHGYAIAQALGARGFGVPRGGSLYPALAKLEEAGAIEAAWTPGASGPARRQYTLTGAGRDRLARERTQLTDLAEALRPDDTVATSAPATASHIEPARSDPAPAAASTGGTDDHRR